Genomic DNA from Desulfuromonas versatilis:
GGGATCCACACCCACAACGACAGCGAATGTGCGGTGGCCAATTCGCTGGTGGCCGTCGAGCACGGCATCGTCCATGTCCAGGGGACCATGAACGGCTTCGGGGAGCGCTGCGGCAACGCCAATCTCTGCTCCATCATCCCGGCGCTGCGCCTGAAGATGGGCCGGGAGTGCGTCAACGACGCCCAACTCAAGGCCCTGCGCTCGACCTCGCGCTACATCTACGAGCTGGCCAACCTGGTGCCCAACAAGCACCAGGCCTACGTCGGCAATTCAGCTTTTGCCCACAAGGGCGGGGTACATGTCTCGGCCATCCAGCGCCACCCCGAGACCTACGAGCACATTCGCCCCGAACAAGTCGGCAACGTCACCCGGGTGTTGGTCTCGGACCTTTCTGGGCGTTCCAACATTTTGGCCAAGGCCGAGCAGTTCAGCATCAACCTCGACAGCAAGGATCCCATCACCCAGGAGATCCTCGAGAACCTCAAGGAGATGGAGAACAAGGGGTTCCAGTTCGAAGGTGCCGAGGCCTCCTTCGAACTGCTGATGCGCCGCGCCCTGGGGACCCTGCGCCAGTTCTTCTCGGTGATCGGCTTCCGGGTCATCGACAGCCGCCGCCACGAGGACGAGATGCCGCTGTCCGAGGCGACCATCCAGGTCAAGGTCGGCGGCAAGATCGAACACACCGCGGCCGAGGGTAGCGGTCCGGTCAACGCCCTGGACAACGCCCTGCGCAAGGCGCTGGAGAAGTTCTATCCCCAGATCAGGGAAATGCGCCTGCTCGATTACAAGGTGCGGGTGCTGCCGGCGGGCAAGGGGACCGCATCGATCACCCGGGTACTGATCGAATCCGGGGACAAGGATGGCCGCTGGGGGACCGTGGGGGTCAGCGACAACATCATCGACGCCTCCTACCAGGCGTTGGTGGATGCGCTGATCTACAAACTGGTCAAGGACCTGGAGGAAAAGAAAGGCTGATGGTACCGCGCGGCACCACGGCGCTGGTGCTTCTGCTGTGCTTTTACCTGCTGCTGCAATCTGGCCGGGCGGTTTTCCACGAGGAAAACCCCCCGGCCTTTTTCGTCAGAGAGGGCGAGGGTATCTGGGTCCTGTTGGGATCGGGATTTCCCAGGCCGGGCCTCCATCAATTTTATGACGGTTGCACTCTGGCGGGCGCCATTGAAATGACGGTCCCGTTTGGGGCCGGAAAGGAGATTTGCGGGGCAGATCCCGAGCACATCCTGCTCCCGGGCGAAGCCCTGGAAATCCTGGCATTAGAAGAGCAAGTCATTGAAATTGAATTGAAATGGATGCCTGCCGAACAGCGGATGGCGCTGGGGATTCCGCTGCATCCCGATCGCATGGTTTGCACGGACTGGCAGGCGCTACCGGGCATTGGCCCGAAACTGGCTGAACGAATCGAGCTGGAGCGTCAATCGAATGGCGATTTTGGAGCCCTTGAGGGGCTCCGGCGGGTCCGGGGGATTGGAGAGCGGCGTATGGAGGCCTGGAAGAAATTTTTCGGAGGCTAAGCCGTTAACCTTAACTTGCTGAAAATAAACGAAAAAATAAAGCGTAATGAAGATTTGTTCTCCATGCTGATGGCGCACCTGGTGGAGCTGGCACGTCTCGTGTAATTGATAGGACCGTACTAACCAGCCACACCTAAATGAACAATAGCGCAAACCACATTACTTGCAAGGGGGAAAACCATGAAATGTCCGAAATGCCGCGGCAGGATGTACGCTGAGAAATACTACGATTTCGTACGGTCCTTCGATGCATGGAAATGCTGTTCCTGTGGGGAGGTTGTTGATCCTACCATTCTGGCCAACCGGGCCCGCAACCATAACCTGGTGCTTGGCTGATCAGTCAGCGCCAGCTGCAAATCAATATAAGACCAAAGGCCGGAGATGTTCTCCGGCCTTTTTATTTGGTGCGCTTGCCAGGGTCACGGCGACTTGTCAATGCTCCCGGGGTTGTTAGAATTTTAGCGTTGCCCAAGCCGATTCGAGGCCTGCCGACGTGCTCGAGGAATCTGTCGTGCCTGACTGGGCTGTTGGACCAGGCATCCCTCTTTGGCGTATCGGAGAGGCGTCCTGCGTTGAGCCCGGGGCGGAAAGAGGAGACCGGTTGGCATCGCCGGTTCAGGTGTCGAGCAGGCTTCACCCCTGCTGATTGATATGGAGGAACCAGATGGCGGTTGAAGTTACCATGCCCAAGCTCAGCGATACCATGGTGGAGGGGACGATTCTCAACTGGCGTATCAAAGAGGGGGATCGGGTGGCCAAGGGGGATATCATTGCCGATATTCGGGCCGAAGATGCGGCCATGGTGCTGGAGGCGGTCGAGGACGGGGTGGTGGCCGCCTTGAGGGTCGATGCGGGAGAGTCGGTCAGGGTAGGGTGGGTCATTGCCGTTTTCGCTGGTACGGGGAGCGTGCCCCAGGTGGCCCAAGGACGAACCGCTCGGCCCCGGGGGGCTGACCTGGACAAGGTCGGCGTGCGCAGCCCGGCCGGACGGCGGGCGCTTGGCGGGGTTGAGGGCAATGCACTGGATCTGGCCGGGGCAGCCGCCGGCCGCACCCCGGAGAGCGGCCCGGGAACCGCAGAGCCGCGAAAGGCTGAAAAAGCTGTGAGAATCCGCAGGATTCTGGCTCGCAAAATGGTCGAGAGCTGGCAGAGCATTCCGCATTTTTTCGTCACCATTGCCGTCGACATGACCGACGTGATCAAGTTCCGCAAGGATTTGAAGGTTTCGGTCAATGATTTCGTCCTCGCGGCCGTGGCCCGTTCGCTTCAGGAGCATCCCTGGGTCAACAGCCTCTGGATGGAGGGCGAGGCGGTGGAGCAGAAAACGATCAATCTGGCCATGGCTGTGGCCTCCGAGCGAGGACTCTACAGCCCGGTGCTCAAGGACTGTGGCCAACTGTCCCTCAAGGAAATCAGTCGCAGGGCGGCTGATTTGGCGGCCCGCTCCCACCTGGGACAGCTGCGCCAGGATGACCTGGAAGGGGGGACCTTCACCGTCTCCAACATGGGGATGCTCGGCGTGGAGTCTTTCAGCGCCATCATCACCCCGCCCCAGGCCGCGGTTCTGGCGGTGGGAACAATCAAGGGGGAGGTGGTGGTGGACGACAACGGCGAGCCGGGGATCGCTCCAATGCTCAGGCTGACCCTCTCGGCGGACCATCGCATTCTCGACGGCGCCGACGCCGCCGAATTCCTGGCCACGCTCAAGAGCTATCTTGAAGCGCCCGTCACCCTGGTGACCTGTAATTACGGAACGGAGGGGAATTGAACCGTGAAAGCGAACCGTCTTGATCCCCAGCAACTGTCCTGGCGCTGCGACCCCCTCCAGTTCGAGTTCCAGAGCACCGAGGAGCTCCCCGAGCTGGAAGGGACCATCGGCCAGTCCCGCGCCATGACCGCCATCGAATTCGGCCTCGGCATCAAGGACAGCGGGTTCAACCTCTTCCTGATCGGCGAGCCTGGGTCCGGGCGCTCCTCGACGATAAAAAAGCTGCTCAAAGCGCGAGCCGGCGGGGAGTCCGTTCCCAGCGACTGGTGCTACCTCAACAATTTCGAAGACGCAACCCGTCCCCGCTGCATTCCCCTGCCGGCCGGGCTTGCCCGGGATCTGCACCGAGACGTCGAAGAGTTGGTGGCCAGGCTGGCAGAAGAGATTCCCAAGGTTTTCGAAAGTAAGGAGTACGAACAGCAGAAAAACCGGATCTCCGGCGATTACCAGGAGAAAAACCGCAAGCTTTTTCAGGAGCTCGAGGAGCAGGCCAACGAGGAGGGGTTCCTGCTGCAGCGCTCGGTCAGTGGCATGGTGCTGGTGCCGCTGCGTGACGGGCACCCCATATCCCAGCAGGATTACGAAGATCTCCCCGATGAGGAGAAGGCGGCCCTCGACGAAAAGGGGACCGGCCTGCAGGAGCGGCTCAACGAGGTACTGCGCAAGGGGCGAGACCTGGAAAAGGAGTTGCGCGAGGCCACCCTGTCCATGGAAAAGGAGATCCTGCTGTTCGCCGTGGGCCACCTGTTCGAGGAACTGGAACAAAAATACCAGGAACAGCAGGAGGTGCTCGATCACTTCCAGGGGTGCAAAAAGGACATCCTCGAGCGCATTGACGAGTTTCGCCCCGCCCAGGGCCCGCAGATTTCTCTGCCGGGCCTGAAGCAGGGCGGCCAGGAGCCATCCTTCGACCGCTACCGCATCAACCTGTTCATTGACAACCGCGACCTCCAGGGGGCGCCGGTGGTCTACGAGGCCAACCCCACCTATTTCAATCTCTTCGGGCGTATCGAGCATGTCATCCACATGGGGGGCGCCACCACCAATTTCACCATGATCAAGGCGGGGGCCCTGCACCGGGCCAACGGCGGGTATCTGATCCTCGACTGCCGGGAGGTGTTGCTGAATGTCTTCTCCTACGAGGCGCTCAAGCGCTGCATCCGCAACAAGGAGGTCAAGATCGAGGACATGGCCGAGCAGTTTCGCCTGTTCGCCACGGTTTCCCTCAAGCCCCACCCGGTCCCCCTGAAGTGCAAAATCATCATGATCGGCACGCCCTTGTTCTATTACCTGCTCTACCGGCTGGATCCCGATTTTCGCAAGTACTTCAAGGTCAAGGCCGATTTCGATTTCATGATGAAAAACACCTGGGAGAATGTGCAGCAGTACGCCCTGTTTATCGGTGCCAAGTGCCGCGAGGAGCAACTGAAGCATTTCGACCCCTCGGGGGTGGCCCGGGTGGTCGAGTACTCGGCGCGGTTGATCGAGGACAAGGAAAAGCTCTCCTCGCGCTTTATCGACATCGCCGACCTGATTCGCGAGGCCTCTTTCTATGCCGAGCAGCAGGGTCGCGAGCGGGTCTCCGAGGAGCACGTCAATCTCGCGGTCGAGGCCAAGATCTACCGCTCCAACAAGGTCGAGGAGCGTATCCAGGAGGCCATCGAGGAGGGCTCCCTGCTGGTCGATACCGAGGGCGAGGTGGTCGGGCAGGTAAACGGGCTCTCGGTCTACCTGTTGGGCGATTACGCCTTCGGCAAGCCGTCGCGGGTTACCGCCCGCACTTTTCTGGGCAAGGCCGGGGTGGTCAACATCGAGCGCGAGGCCAAGCTCTCCGGACCCATCCATGACAAGGGGCTGATGATTTTGAGCGGGTTTCTCGGCGACCGCTACGCCCAGGACAAGCCGCTTGCCCTGGCCGGATCGGTCTGCTTCGAACAGTCCTACGGGGGGGTCGAGGGGGACAGCGCCTCCTCCGCCGAACTCTACGCGCTGCTCTCCTCCCTCGCCGCTCTGCCCCTGCGCCAGGAGATCGCCGTTACCGGCTCGGTCAACCAGCGCGGGCAGATTCAACCCATCGGCGGGGTCAACGAAAAAATCGAGGGTTTTTATGCCGTGTGCAAGGCCAAGGGGTTGACTGGAGGCCAGGGGGTGATCATCCCGGTGCAGAACGTGAAGAATCTCCTGCTCAAAGAAGAGGTTGTCGACGCCGTGCGCGAAAACAGGTTTCACGTCTGGGCCATATCCACCGTCGACGAAGGGATCGAAATCCTCACCGGCGTTGCGGCCGGCACCCGGCAGGAAGACGGCTGCTGGCCCCAGGGAAGCGTAAACCAGCGGGTCGACCAACGCCTGCTGGAGATGGCCGAAGCGATCCGCAGATTCGGCAAGGGGAGCGAAAAAAACGGCAAGGAAGATTCCTGAGGGGCAGCTTTCGTTCCTGGCGGATCCCCATCCCCCCGGCCTGGTGCCCGACCCATCCCGATGCCGTAACGGCGGAGTCAATGCCATCCGTGCGTAAAGGCAAAGCTCCAATCCTTCCCTTCAGTAGAGCCCCCCTCCAACCCCCTTTTCGTTTCGGGAGCCGGGATCATTCCGACAATGGACCCGAAATGGGCGGGCGAACTTGGGCGGCAACCCCGCGATGTAAAAAAGCTTTACAGGCCCTGTCGGAAAAAAATACAGGGGCGGGCCTCGTTCTTGAGCATTTTTCCTGTAAAATTATGATAATCAAACCACATAAATCAGTTGGCGGGGTTTATGCAGTTTGAAAAACCCAAAGGCAGGGTTGCAAAGGCCAAGACCTGCCGGGTTCTCCGGAGGGGTTCCGAGCCGGCCACTACACCGACCAGACCGGCATCACTTTCCATTCCCGGCAGGATTGAACGTATGCTGTTGAAGGGAGTGGGATATGAAAACGTTGCTGTTGCTCCTGATGGCACTGATGTATCCACTGAAGGTGCTTGCCGGCGAGGTTGATGAAGAGCCCTCCGGCAAATATGATGCGGCCCGGGCTCTCGCCAGCGAGGTCTTGGTGCGCTATGCCCCGGACGTGGAGGAGGCGATGAGGAAGATGGCGCAGAAAATCAAGGACCTCACCCGGTATTCCGGCCGCATCGCCTACGAAAAGGACAAAAGGACCCTGCTCATTGAAACCCTGGATCCCGACGACCGGGTCGTGGAGGTTCTGCGGAAGAAAAAAGAGCCGCCATTGGTGCGCTGGGAGACCCGGGGGAACTTTGAATACGTCAAGGGGGGGCTGGAACTCAACCTCAGCCGCGCTTTGGGCGAACACAGCAAAATCGCCCTGAGGGGGCTGGTTACCCAGGAATTTTTTGAACCGCGGGATTCGGAGTTTTCCATCCAGGCCAAGGTCACCATCCGCTTCTGATCAAACTGGCCGATCCACCTCAACCCTTCTTCTGCCGCTCCCGGGCCAGGGGCCTGCCTTGTCCCTTTGCTCTGCCCCTTGGGGGTGCGGTCTTATGTGTGCGGTCACGCCTTTTCCCCAGCCAGCAATTTCGCAGGAAACCATTGGCAACTTGCATTTAGACCGGTACCTGTGGTCAAATGGGCGGAATTAATTTTCTCTCCGGCCGAAGGACTGGCGCCCATGGACACAGCCCGCACCGAAGAAACCCGCTTCGCCCCTCCCCATCGGGCCGACGCTTGCACCATCAAGCGCCAGGCCGATTATTTCCGTGAGGACTTCATCACCAAACACCTCCTCGATGCCGTCCCCAACATCCTGATGATCCTCAACCGGCAACGGCAGATCATCTACACCAATCGCGCCTTGGTGGAACTGGTCGGCAGTGGTGACGAGGCGATGATCCATGGCCTGCGGCCGGGCGAGGTCCTGGGCTGCCACGAAACCGGCGAGGCCCCGGCGGGGTGCGGTACCGGCGAGGCCTGCAACACCTGTGGCGCGGTGCTGGCCATCCTGGCAGGGCTCTCGGGTCAGCGGGATGTGCGCGAATGCTGCATCACCCGCACCGTAGACGGCCGGACCGAGTCCCTGAATCTCAGGGTCTGGGTGACCCCCCTGGAGTTCGAAGAAGAAAAATTCTGCATCTTTGCCGTTTCCGATATCACCCATGAAAAACGTCGTCGCACCCTGGAGCGGATATTTTTCCACGACATCCTCAACGTGGCCGGCAGTATCCGGGGCTTTGCCGAACTGCTCCGGGATTACGATCCCGCCGACAAGCAGGGGATCTTCAACCTGATCCACGCTACCGCCGGGAGGGTGATCGACGAAATCGAAGCCCAGCGCACCATTACCGCTGCCGAGAACCATGAACTGCATCTGGACCCCGAACTGCTCGATGCCAAAATGGCGCTGGTGAAGACTGCCGAACTGTTCCGGCATCACGAGGTGGCCAAAGATCGCCGCCTTCTGGTGGATCCAGAGAGCGAGCATGTCATGTTTACCAGCGATGAAACCCTGGTCGGCCGGGTAATCGGCAACATGATAAAAAATGCCCTGGAAGCCTCCTCTCCGGGGGAGACAGTGACCCTGTGGTGCGGCCGCAGCAGCACGGGGGTCGAGTTCCGGGTGCACAACCCCGCCGCCATGCCCCCCGAGGCTCAGCTCCAGGTTTTCCGTCGCTCCTTTTCTACCAAGGGCCCCGGGCGGGGGCTGGGAACCTACAGCATGAAACTGCTCAGTGAACTGCTCAACGGTGAGGTTGGCTTTAACAGCACCGAGAAAGCCGGCACCACCTTCTGGGCACGCTACCCGAAAAAATTCTCCAAGAACTGATTCCTGCTGCAGGGAACTGAAAGCCAGGCGAGGCGGGCCCCGTGGTCTGTCTCGCCTGGCTGTTTCCGGGGTCGGCTCACCCCTCGGAGCGCATGCGCTCCAACTTCGGCAGCGGCTGACTGTTCCCCTCCTCATCGACACGGACGAAGGTTATGGTGGTGGAGAAAACCTTTTTCTCCTCCGGCCCCCCCGGTTCGTCGGCAAACACCTCCACGCCATAGGTCACCGAGGTCCTCCCCTGCCGTTGCGGCAGGATGCTGAAACGCAGGATGGAGCCGTTGCGCACCCGGTGCTTGAACTGGATGTCGTCCATGGCGATGGTCACCAGCGTGCAGCCGGTGAAATCAAGGGAAGCGACCAGCCAGGCGTATTCGTCGATCCACTTGAGCAGCGCTCCCCCGAACAGGTAGCCGTGGTGATTGAGGTGCTCGGTTCGTACAATGGTGAAATTGTCCATGCCGCTCCTTTTTCGATGGGTAACTTGCCCGGGGTCAAGGCCGAAGCCCGCGGAAACAGTTTCTCAGCCGCAGCCTTCGATGATCTGCAGAGCTATCAGGCTGATGGCTTTTCGGACCATCTCCAGAGGCATGAAGGGGTCCCCCGGGTAGCTGTCGAGCTGCAGGGGATTGACGGGCAGGTGCACGAACCCCGCCAGCGGCCCCCCGCCCTGCATCTGGGCAAGGCGCAGCGCCGAGTAGAGCAGGTGATTGCAGAGATAGGTTCCGGCATGGCTGGAGAGTTCAGCGGGGATGCCATGCTTCAGCAGCAGCCCCGCTAACCTCGGCAGGTCGGGCAGCGTGCTCCAGCAGCCGACCGGACCGCCGGGCTCGATGACCTCCCCGCCAAACAGGTTCAGGGCCAGCCGCTCGATGGAGATGCGGTTACGTCCCGGCGCCTGGCCGGTGAACAGGCAGATCTGCGGAGCGTGCCTGCTGAGAATTTCACTCAGCTGGCGCTGCAGGCGCGCCTGCTGGCTCGGGCCATCGGCGGCCTCATCGTAATCGAGCAGTTCAAACCGCAGCAGTCGGGCCTGGAGGCGCAACTCTTCGGGCAGATCCCGGCGCAGCGAATCGACCAGCAGGGCGGAGGCATTCGCTGCGCCGTCGGCTCGGCGAAATCCGCTGATCAGAACGGTCATGACACGCCTCGCAGCCAAACGCCCATCGCTCATTCCCTGGGGGGATAAAAGCCGCTCAGGGCCCAGGCGGTCAGCATCACCATCCCCCCCACCAGCAGTGCCCAGAGTGCGCCGATACGCAGCCAGGAGCCCCATTGGATGCCGGCGCCGGAGCGCACTTGCTCGCCGCCGGCAAGCAGCCAGGCGGCATACATGGCCACGGCTCCGGCGAACAGCCCGCTCAGGGTGCCGAACCAGAGCACCGCTTTCAGCCGTTTGGGTTTCCCCTTTCCCGTCATGTTCCCTGCCCGACTAGAAGTGCACGCCGAATTGGCGCAGCAGCAGGATGAGCAGCAGGTACAGCGCGATCATCACCCCCATGGAGGCTCCCAGCGCCCAGAAAAAGCCGACCTGCTGGCGCAGCAGCAGCGGCAGCAGCACGAACAGCGACAGCGAAGGGAGCACCAGCCAGAAAATGCCGGCGGAGAGTTTCGCCACCTGCTCGGTGCTGCCGGTTTCCAGGTAGAGCCACAGCAGAGCGAGCACCGAGACCAGCGGCACCGAGGCAAGCAGGGCGCCCAGCAGGGTGCTGCGTTTGGCGATCTCGGAGACGGCGACCACCAACAGCGTCGTCAGGACGATCTTTACCAGGTAATAGGCCATGTTTTCCCAGACTTGCGCGAAAAGGTCGGTCGCTCTTCAAGCATAGCCGATTTTTCCTCCCTGTGGCTCACCCCCGCCCGCGTTCCTGCTGGCCCATCCAGCCCGTGGGGAGCGCTTTCTGCCAGCCAAGCTGCTCCAGCACCCGCAGAAAGTCGCGGTCCAGGGGGGACCGTAGGGTGATCTCGCAATCGCTCGCCGGGTGGGGAAAGGAGAGCTCCACGGCGGAAAGCAGCAGGCGGTGGCAGGCGAAATGATCTCTGAAAAAGCGGTTGTGCCGCCCTTCGCCGTGCTTGGTGTCGCCGATGATGGGATGGAAGATATGCTTGAAATGGCGCCGGATCTGGTGCTTGCGCCCCTGCCGGGGATACGCCTCGAGCAGAGCATAGCGGCTGCTGGGGTAGCGTCCCACGGCGAAGGGGAGTTCCACCTCGGCCAGCCGGCGGAATCCGGTGACGGCGGGCTTGGGGCCTTTTCCCTGCCGGGCGCGGGCATCGCTCATCCGGTCGAGCTCTTCGCTGAGGGGGTGATCGATCACCCCCTGGGCCTCGGGAACCCCTCGCACCACCGCCAGGTAGCTCTTGCGCACCCGCCCCCCGCCGAAGGCCTCGCTCAGGCTTCTGGCCGCCTGCGGGGTCAGGGCAAACAACAGCACCCCCGACGTAGGCTTGTCGAGGCGGTGCACCGGGTAGACCCGCTGGCCGATCTGGTCGCGGACCATCTGGATGGCGAAGCGCTTTTCCCGCCGGTCGATTTCGCTTCGGTGGACCAGCAGCCCGGCCGGCTTGTTGACGGCAACACAGTGCT
This window encodes:
- a CDS encoding sensor histidine kinase, with the protein product MDTARTEETRFAPPHRADACTIKRQADYFREDFITKHLLDAVPNILMILNRQRQIIYTNRALVELVGSGDEAMIHGLRPGEVLGCHETGEAPAGCGTGEACNTCGAVLAILAGLSGQRDVRECCITRTVDGRTESLNLRVWVTPLEFEEEKFCIFAVSDITHEKRRRTLERIFFHDILNVAGSIRGFAELLRDYDPADKQGIFNLIHATAGRVIDEIEAQRTITAAENHELHLDPELLDAKMALVKTAELFRHHEVAKDRRLLVDPESEHVMFTSDETLVGRVIGNMIKNALEASSPGETVTLWCGRSSTGVEFRVHNPAAMPPEAQLQVFRRSFSTKGPGRGLGTYSMKLLSELLNGEVGFNSTEKAGTTFWARYPKKFSKN
- a CDS encoding ComEA family DNA-binding protein, translating into MVPRGTTALVLLLCFYLLLQSGRAVFHEENPPAFFVREGEGIWVLLGSGFPRPGLHQFYDGCTLAGAIEMTVPFGAGKEICGADPEHILLPGEALEILALEEQVIEIELKWMPAEQRMALGIPLHPDRMVCTDWQALPGIGPKLAERIELERQSNGDFGALEGLRRVRGIGERRMEAWKKFFGG
- the truC gene encoding tRNA pseudouridine(65) synthase TruC — its product is METLDLIYRDEHCVAVNKPAGLLVHRSEIDRREKRFAIQMVRDQIGQRVYPVHRLDKPTSGVLLFALTPQAARSLSEAFGGGRVRKSYLAVVRGVPEAQGVIDHPLSEELDRMSDARARQGKGPKPAVTGFRRLAEVELPFAVGRYPSSRYALLEAYPRQGRKHQIRRHFKHIFHPIIGDTKHGEGRHNRFFRDHFACHRLLLSAVELSFPHPASDCEITLRSPLDRDFLRVLEQLGWQKALPTGWMGQQERGRG
- a CDS encoding pyroglutamyl-peptidase I family protein, translated to MTVLISGFRRADGAANASALLVDSLRRDLPEELRLQARLLRFELLDYDEAADGPSQQARLQRQLSEILSRHAPQICLFTGQAPGRNRISIERLALNLFGGEVIEPGGPVGCWSTLPDLPRLAGLLLKHGIPAELSSHAGTYLCNHLLYSALRLAQMQGGGPLAGFVHLPVNPLQLDSYPGDPFMPLEMVRKAISLIALQIIEGCG
- the cimA gene encoding citramalate synthase: MSLIRLYDTTLRDGTQAEDVSFLVADKIRIAQKLDELGIHYIEGGWPGSNPKDIAFFKDVKKVSLKQTKIAAFGSTRRAKTTPDKDANIRTLVQAEPDVVTIFGKTWDFHVHEALRISLEENLELIYDSLAYLKQHVAEVIYDAEHFFDGYKANPEYALKTLKAAQDAGADCIVLCDTNGGTLPYELPAILAEVKKAVSTDLGIHTHNDSECAVANSLVAVEHGIVHVQGTMNGFGERCGNANLCSIIPALRLKMGRECVNDAQLKALRSTSRYIYELANLVPNKHQAYVGNSAFAHKGGVHVSAIQRHPETYEHIRPEQVGNVTRVLVSDLSGRSNILAKAEQFSINLDSKDPITQEILENLKEMENKGFQFEGAEASFELLMRRALGTLRQFFSVIGFRVIDSRRHEDEMPLSEATIQVKVGGKIEHTAAEGSGPVNALDNALRKALEKFYPQIREMRLLDYKVRVLPAGKGTASITRVLIESGDKDGRWGTVGVSDNIIDASYQALVDALIYKLVKDLEEKKG
- a CDS encoding Lon protease family protein, which gives rise to MKANRLDPQQLSWRCDPLQFEFQSTEELPELEGTIGQSRAMTAIEFGLGIKDSGFNLFLIGEPGSGRSSTIKKLLKARAGGESVPSDWCYLNNFEDATRPRCIPLPAGLARDLHRDVEELVARLAEEIPKVFESKEYEQQKNRISGDYQEKNRKLFQELEEQANEEGFLLQRSVSGMVLVPLRDGHPISQQDYEDLPDEEKAALDEKGTGLQERLNEVLRKGRDLEKELREATLSMEKEILLFAVGHLFEELEQKYQEQQEVLDHFQGCKKDILERIDEFRPAQGPQISLPGLKQGGQEPSFDRYRINLFIDNRDLQGAPVVYEANPTYFNLFGRIEHVIHMGGATTNFTMIKAGALHRANGGYLILDCREVLLNVFSYEALKRCIRNKEVKIEDMAEQFRLFATVSLKPHPVPLKCKIIMIGTPLFYYLLYRLDPDFRKYFKVKADFDFMMKNTWENVQQYALFIGAKCREEQLKHFDPSGVARVVEYSARLIEDKEKLSSRFIDIADLIREASFYAEQQGRERVSEEHVNLAVEAKIYRSNKVEERIQEAIEEGSLLVDTEGEVVGQVNGLSVYLLGDYAFGKPSRVTARTFLGKAGVVNIEREAKLSGPIHDKGLMILSGFLGDRYAQDKPLALAGSVCFEQSYGGVEGDSASSAELYALLSSLAALPLRQEIAVTGSVNQRGQIQPIGGVNEKIEGFYAVCKAKGLTGGQGVIIPVQNVKNLLLKEEVVDAVRENRFHVWAISTVDEGIEILTGVAAGTRQEDGCWPQGSVNQRVDQRLLEMAEAIRRFGKGSEKNGKEDS
- a CDS encoding DUF3147 family protein; the protein is MAYYLVKIVLTTLLVVAVSEIAKRSTLLGALLASVPLVSVLALLWLYLETGSTEQVAKLSAGIFWLVLPSLSLFVLLPLLLRQQVGFFWALGASMGVMIALYLLLILLLRQFGVHF
- a CDS encoding acyl-CoA thioesterase; amino-acid sequence: MDNFTIVRTEHLNHHGYLFGGALLKWIDEYAWLVASLDFTGCTLVTIAMDDIQFKHRVRNGSILRFSILPQRQGRTSVTYGVEVFADEPGGPEEKKVFSTTITFVRVDEEGNSQPLPKLERMRSEG
- a CDS encoding dihydrolipoamide acetyltransferase family protein, translated to MAVEVTMPKLSDTMVEGTILNWRIKEGDRVAKGDIIADIRAEDAAMVLEAVEDGVVAALRVDAGESVRVGWVIAVFAGTGSVPQVAQGRTARPRGADLDKVGVRSPAGRRALGGVEGNALDLAGAAAGRTPESGPGTAEPRKAEKAVRIRRILARKMVESWQSIPHFFVTIAVDMTDVIKFRKDLKVSVNDFVLAAVARSLQEHPWVNSLWMEGEAVEQKTINLAMAVASERGLYSPVLKDCGQLSLKEISRRAADLAARSHLGQLRQDDLEGGTFTVSNMGMLGVESFSAIITPPQAAVLAVGTIKGEVVVDDNGEPGIAPMLRLTLSADHRILDGADAAEFLATLKSYLEAPVTLVTCNYGTEGN